CTGAAAGTGGCGAGGAAAGACATTCCGATCAACAACGTTTTCAACGCTGAGGCAATGCTTACAGCGGTGGCAGAACTGAACGTGGGTGGACGGTTTGCGAAATAGGTCACCATCCCTTTGCTCAATCCGAGGCTGATCCAGCCCATCAGCAAACTTGTGAGTGAGCCTGATAAGAAACTAAGAGGACCCTTCTTGCGTTTTGGAGGAACCTC
This portion of the Synechococcus sp. ROS8604 genome encodes:
- a CDS encoding DUF3082 domain-containing protein; the encoded protein is MSRSEMSSSESETPEVPPKRKKGPLSFLSGSLTSLLMGWISLGLSKGMVTYFANRPPTFSSATAVSIASALKTLLIGMSFLATFSFSFVGIGLFLVFLRSLFTGKEADAV